Proteins from a single region of Desulfolutivibrio sulfoxidireducens:
- a CDS encoding helix-turn-helix domain-containing protein: protein MLRRSSENVTGDTIGWKRVFPEHAPGRVLQGFRHRDGLSQMTLADRAGIPRRHVSDMENGRRPIGKETAKRLAGVFSVDYRVFL, encoded by the coding sequence GTGTTGCGACGTTCCAGCGAAAACGTCACCGGCGACACGATAGGCTGGAAACGGGTGTTCCCGGAACATGCGCCGGGACGTGTGCTCCAGGGTTTCCGGCACCGTGACGGCCTGAGCCAGATGACCCTGGCCGACCGGGCGGGCATCCCGCGCCGCCACGTCTCGGACATGGAGAACGGCCGCCGCCCCATCGGCAAGGAGACGGCCAAGCGCCTGGCCGGGGTGTTTAGCGTGGATTACCGGGTGTTTCTGTAG
- a CDS encoding MoaD/ThiS family protein yields the protein MHISVKCFATLAKHTPPGADSFEVPDGVTVSDLLAVLGIPAAEVKIVFVGGVAAALDAVLHDGSRVGIFPAVGGG from the coding sequence ATGCATATCTCGGTCAAATGCTTCGCCACATTGGCGAAACATACGCCACCGGGCGCGGACAGCTTCGAGGTCCCGGACGGGGTCACGGTTTCGGACCTGCTGGCGGTCCTTGGCATCCCGGCCGCCGAGGTCAAGATCGTGTTTGTGGGCGGGGTCGCGGCGGCCCTGGACGCGGTGCTTCACGACGGCAGCCGGGTGGGGATTTTTCCCGCCGTGGGCGGAGGGTGA
- a CDS encoding type II toxin-antitoxin system death-on-curing family toxin, which yields MDPIIEAEYNRWKNIIGLADPYTGRQTIGIHEVLQAHFLLVDFFYRTGEGLGGVGPKDTNLLYSALGRQFVQFGGKPKWINRIDICATLMYGLIKNHPFHDANKRTAFLTSILHLQKIGRTPSVSQVEFENFTVAISDNKLCIYRWYDSIDAPSPDKEILTIASFLKKNTREVDLRSKLITYNELNTILKSRGLGLANPNGNRIDLMRYIDSDGETVLAVPKRVAHIGFHGWTRQVSSKDINIVREASKLDARHGFDSGSFYKGLEDPLSLIRKYREPLERLAFR from the coding sequence ATGGATCCAATCATCGAAGCCGAATACAATCGTTGGAAAAATATCATCGGCTTAGCTGATCCATATACCGGGAGACAAACGATTGGTATCCATGAGGTACTACAAGCTCATTTTTTACTAGTTGATTTTTTCTATCGAACAGGTGAAGGATTAGGTGGAGTTGGCCCGAAAGATACAAATTTGCTGTATTCTGCTTTAGGTCGACAATTTGTACAGTTTGGAGGAAAGCCAAAATGGATAAACAGAATTGATATTTGTGCAACTTTAATGTATGGCCTGATCAAGAATCATCCATTTCATGACGCGAACAAAAGAACAGCATTTCTGACATCAATTTTACATCTACAAAAAATCGGCAGGACACCATCTGTTAGCCAAGTCGAATTTGAAAATTTCACTGTCGCCATATCAGACAACAAACTTTGCATTTATAGATGGTATGATTCAATCGACGCACCATCTCCAGACAAAGAGATTTTGACTATCGCATCGTTTTTAAAGAAAAACACAAGGGAAGTCGACTTAAGATCAAAATTGATAACATACAATGAACTCAATACCATTCTTAAATCTCGTGGATTAGGACTCGCTAACCCGAATGGGAACAGAATTGATTTAATGCGATATATCGATAGTGATGGTGAAACAGTCCTGGCCGTCCCAAAAAGGGTTGCACATATCGGATTTCACGGCTGGACAAGACAGGTTAGCAGCAAGGATATTAACATTGTTAGAGAAGCTTCAAAACTTGATGCACGGCACGGATTTGATTCTGGATCCTTTTATAAAGGCCTGGAAGATCCATTGAGCTTGATTCGAAAATACAGAGAGCCCCTTGAAAGGTTGGCTTTCAGATAG
- a CDS encoding aldehyde ferredoxin oxidoreductase family protein, whose product MARLLRIDTKNRTSAFEDMGAYAGLGGRALTSRLVLNEVPALCHPLGAANKLVAAGGILTGTAAANSGRISLGAKSPLTGGIKESNSGGLFAQKMAKLGIQAMVFEDKPADDAAPVVVVVTAGGVSIVEAPELAGLGTYAASEKLLAKYGSRAAIMLIGPAGETCRMAASVQFTDPKGRPARAAGRGGLGAVMGSKKIKAVVVNDTDAPGVPVADKEAFKAANKRWVEILAKHPVTGQGLPGFGTSILVNIINEAGALPTKNFRFGRFEHAADISGEKMVELMNARGGKPKEGCHPGCVIQCSQTFVDEAGGYLSSGLEYETVWAFGANCLIDDIDDIARMDHACDDLGLDTIDMGNAVAVAMDGGIIPWGDSKAALALLRRVGDPSDSLGRIMGNGAKFAGQAFGVTRVAEVKGQALPAYDPRAVKGVGVTYATTPMGADHTAGYAVCQNILKCGGDVNPLSNAGQLELSKNLQIATAAIDAVGFCLFVAFAVLDTADAVQVMCDQIAAVTGVKFAPEDFLALGVNTLKDELAFNAKAGFTKEHDQLPEFFFEPVSPHNTTWDFTPEELQAAKVS is encoded by the coding sequence ATGGCCAGACTGCTTCGCATCGACACCAAGAACCGCACGTCCGCCTTCGAGGACATGGGCGCCTACGCGGGCCTGGGAGGCCGGGCCCTGACCTCGCGTCTCGTGCTCAACGAGGTCCCGGCCCTGTGCCATCCCCTGGGCGCGGCCAACAAGCTGGTGGCCGCCGGCGGCATCCTCACCGGCACCGCCGCCGCCAACTCGGGCCGCATCTCGCTTGGGGCCAAGTCGCCCCTGACCGGGGGCATCAAGGAGAGCAACTCCGGGGGGCTTTTCGCCCAGAAAATGGCCAAACTCGGCATCCAGGCCATGGTCTTCGAGGACAAGCCCGCGGACGACGCCGCGCCCGTGGTGGTCGTGGTCACGGCCGGCGGCGTGAGCATCGTGGAGGCCCCGGAACTGGCCGGGCTGGGCACCTACGCCGCCTCGGAAAAGCTTCTGGCCAAATACGGCTCCCGGGCCGCGATCATGCTCATCGGGCCGGCCGGGGAGACCTGCCGCATGGCCGCCTCGGTGCAGTTCACCGATCCCAAGGGCCGGCCGGCCCGGGCCGCCGGGCGCGGCGGGCTTGGCGCGGTCATGGGTTCGAAAAAAATCAAGGCCGTGGTGGTGAACGACACCGACGCCCCCGGCGTGCCCGTGGCCGACAAGGAGGCCTTCAAGGCGGCCAACAAGCGCTGGGTGGAGATATTGGCCAAGCATCCGGTGACCGGCCAGGGCCTGCCCGGGTTCGGCACATCCATCCTGGTCAACATCATCAACGAGGCCGGGGCCCTGCCCACCAAGAACTTCCGCTTCGGCCGCTTCGAGCATGCCGCCGACATCAGCGGCGAGAAGATGGTGGAGCTCATGAACGCCCGGGGCGGCAAGCCCAAGGAGGGCTGTCATCCCGGCTGCGTCATCCAGTGCTCCCAGACCTTCGTGGACGAGGCGGGCGGCTACCTGTCCTCGGGCCTGGAATACGAGACAGTGTGGGCGTTCGGGGCCAACTGCCTGATCGACGATATCGACGACATCGCCCGCATGGACCACGCCTGCGACGACCTGGGCCTGGACACCATCGACATGGGCAACGCCGTGGCCGTGGCCATGGACGGCGGGATCATCCCCTGGGGCGACAGCAAGGCGGCGCTTGCGCTGTTGCGCCGGGTGGGCGACCCGTCCGATTCGCTTGGCCGGATCATGGGCAACGGGGCCAAATTCGCCGGCCAGGCCTTCGGGGTCACCCGGGTGGCCGAGGTCAAGGGCCAGGCCCTGCCGGCCTACGATCCGCGCGCGGTCAAGGGCGTGGGCGTGACCTACGCCACAACTCCCATGGGCGCGGACCACACGGCTGGCTACGCCGTGTGCCAGAACATCCTGAAGTGCGGCGGCGACGTGAATCCGTTGTCCAATGCCGGCCAGTTGGAGTTGTCGAAGAACCTGCAGATCGCCACGGCGGCCATCGACGCGGTGGGTTTTTGCCTGTTCGTGGCCTTTGCGGTGCTGGACACGGCTGACGCGGTGCAGGTCATGTGCGACCAGATCGCGGCCGTGACCGGCGTGAAGTTCGCGCCCGAGGACTTTCTGGCCCTTGGGGTGAACACCTTAAAAGACGAACTGGCCTTCAACGCCAAGGCCGGGTTCACCAAGGAACACGACCAGTTGCCGGAGTTTTTCTTTGAGCCGGTGTCCCCGCACAACACCACGTGGGACTTCACCCCGGAGGAGTTGCAGGCCGCAAAGGTGTCCTAG
- a CDS encoding enoyl-ACP reductase FabI: MKLLDGKKALVFGVVNERSIAYGIAKCFVEHGARLGLSYAAEPILKRIAPIAAELSADFVMPCNVSSDEEIARAAAFVKETWGTVDILVHSIAFARREDLSGRFIDTSREGFSIALDVSAYSLVALCRAFEGQFSPGASVITLSYYGAGKVVANYNAMGVAKSALEASVRYLAVDLGARGVRVNAISAGPVKTMAASAISGFKTILERIEEKSPLRRNITIEDVGKCALYLASDLSSGTTGDVVFVDSGYNIMGV; the protein is encoded by the coding sequence ATGAAGCTTCTGGACGGAAAAAAGGCCCTGGTCTTCGGCGTGGTCAACGAGCGCAGCATCGCCTACGGCATCGCCAAGTGCTTCGTGGAGCACGGGGCCAGACTGGGCCTGAGCTACGCGGCCGAGCCGATTTTGAAACGCATCGCGCCCATCGCGGCCGAGCTTTCGGCGGACTTCGTCATGCCCTGCAACGTGTCCAGCGACGAGGAGATCGCCCGGGCGGCCGCGTTCGTGAAGGAGACATGGGGAACGGTGGACATCCTGGTCCATTCCATCGCCTTTGCCCGGCGCGAGGACCTTTCGGGCCGGTTCATCGACACCAGCCGGGAGGGGTTTTCCATTGCGCTCGACGTCTCGGCCTATTCCCTGGTGGCCCTGTGCCGGGCCTTCGAGGGCCAGTTCTCGCCCGGGGCCTCGGTCATCACCTTAAGCTATTACGGCGCGGGCAAGGTGGTGGCCAACTACAACGCCATGGGCGTGGCCAAGTCCGCCCTTGAGGCCAGCGTGCGCTATCTGGCCGTGGATCTGGGGGCGCGGGGCGTTCGGGTCAACGCCATCTCGGCCGGCCCGGTCAAGACCATGGCCGCCTCGGCCATCAGCGGATTCAAGACCATTTTGGAGCGCATCGAGGAGAAGTCGCCGCTGCGGCGCAACATCACCATCGAGGACGTGGGCAAATGCGCCTTGTACCTGGCGTCTGATCTTTCGTCGGGCACCACGGGCGACGTGGTGTTCGTGGATTCGGGCTACAACATCATGGGGGTGTAG
- a CDS encoding CheR family methyltransferase, whose product MSISLSSTSPLLLRRTAAITDEEFRELRDFIYAKCGIWVDEKRKYLFENRFGKRLNELGLKNFGDYLQLLRHAPGRDREMQIVFELVTTNETSLYRDTKQLDGFKTHILLPLLAEQRKANRLEINIWSAGCSSGEEPYTLSIMLHEELGLDLKRWKIQITGCDLSPAMVAKAKSGVYSEYSFKTTPENIKRKYFTTVKDGLKVTPAVAALTSFSVLNLNDVLAVKRIPKSHVVFCRNVIIYFDDAMKKKVVGSFYENLAPGGFLVLGHSETLHKISSAFRPKFISGAVAYQKI is encoded by the coding sequence ATGAGCATATCCCTTTCCTCCACAAGCCCCCTTCTTCTGCGGCGCACCGCAGCCATCACCGATGAGGAATTCCGGGAACTTCGGGATTTCATTTACGCAAAATGCGGCATCTGGGTCGACGAAAAGCGCAAATATTTGTTTGAGAACCGCTTCGGCAAACGTTTAAACGAGCTTGGCTTGAAGAACTTCGGCGATTATTTGCAGCTTTTGCGCCACGCCCCGGGCCGGGACCGCGAGATGCAGATCGTCTTCGAACTGGTGACCACCAACGAAACCAGCCTGTACCGGGACACCAAGCAGCTCGACGGATTCAAGACCCATATCCTGTTGCCGCTTCTCGCCGAGCAGCGCAAGGCCAACCGCCTGGAGATCAACATCTGGTCGGCGGGCTGTTCCTCTGGCGAGGAGCCCTATACCCTCTCGATCATGCTGCACGAGGAACTGGGGCTGGACCTCAAGCGCTGGAAGATCCAGATCACGGGCTGCGACCTGTCCCCGGCCATGGTCGCCAAGGCCAAGTCCGGCGTCTATTCGGAATATTCCTTCAAGACCACTCCGGAAAACATCAAAAGAAAATATTTCACGACCGTCAAGGACGGGCTCAAGGTCACCCCGGCGGTGGCCGCCCTGACCTCGTTTTCGGTGCTCAATTTGAACGACGTCCTGGCCGTGAAACGTATTCCGAAATCCCATGTGGTGTTTTGCCGCAACGTGATCATCTATTTCGACGACGCCATGAAAAAAAAGGTGGTGGGGTCGTTTTACGAAAACCTTGCGCCCGGGGGATTTTTGGTGCTTGGACACTCGGAAACCCTGCACAAGATCAGTTCGGCGTTTCGCCCGAAGTTCATTTCCGGGGCCGTGGCCTACCAAAAAATCTAG
- a CDS encoding tetratricopeptide repeat protein, with protein sequence MPDYPIILGVYSLAMQSGIGMGDTFGKHQSTTYWYARQLDADRFEVQPLNVYHVPSGVKKELSAGEFLTQYAPEPGYYKANTVPALRSLAAKIEKGEAFFSMGNLDEAEKQFVKALMIDDVNIKANYGLGQVASEKKDYARLKKVLVTLLHLDEAFAHEYRGHFNSFGITLRKNKNYDEALTFYGRALELDAMDENVHFNMARAYFEKKATDDCLSHLNIALAINPGFIEARKFLDYAMRRMGDPAS encoded by the coding sequence ATGCCCGACTATCCCATCATCCTCGGTGTCTATTCCCTGGCCATGCAGAGCGGCATCGGCATGGGCGACACGTTCGGAAAACATCAGTCCACGACCTATTGGTACGCCCGCCAACTGGACGCGGATCGTTTCGAAGTGCAGCCCCTAAACGTCTACCATGTGCCGTCCGGAGTGAAAAAGGAGCTTTCGGCCGGGGAGTTTCTGACCCAATATGCACCCGAGCCGGGCTACTACAAGGCCAATACCGTTCCGGCGCTCCGGAGCCTGGCCGCAAAGATCGAGAAGGGCGAGGCCTTTTTTTCCATGGGCAACCTGGACGAGGCCGAAAAGCAGTTCGTCAAGGCGCTGATGATCGATGACGTAAACATCAAGGCCAACTACGGTCTGGGACAGGTGGCCTCGGAAAAAAAAGACTATGCGCGCCTGAAGAAGGTGTTGGTCACCCTGCTGCACCTGGACGAGGCCTTCGCCCATGAATATCGAGGACATTTCAACAGCTTCGGCATCACCCTGCGCAAGAACAAGAACTACGACGAGGCGTTGACGTTCTATGGGCGGGCCCTGGAACTCGACGCCATGGACGAGAACGTGCATTTCAACATGGCCCGGGCCTATTTTGAAAAAAAGGCCACGGACGACTGCCTGAGCCACCTGAACATCGCCCTGGCCATCAATCCGGGCTTTATCGAGGCCCGCAAGTTCCTGGACTACGCCATGAGGCGCATGGGCGATCCGGCGTCGTAG
- a CDS encoding queuosine precursor transporter: MRHYKHLDAITALFVSVLLISNVASSKILDLGPFTFDGGTILFPLSYIFGDILTEVYGYSRSRRVIWMGFAASLLMSTVFMFVGALPPAAEWPHQEAYDAILGMTPRIVLASLTAYFCGEFVNSFVLAKMKIVTEGRFLWTRTIGSTLIGQIVDTVIFVAVAFAGVLPLSLLGTLVVSNFVFKTLVEIAFTPATYAVVGFLKRSESEDYYDRHTDFNPFRVGA, translated from the coding sequence ATGCGGCACTACAAACACCTGGACGCCATCACCGCCCTGTTCGTCAGCGTCCTTCTCATTTCCAACGTGGCCTCGTCCAAAATCCTGGACCTGGGGCCGTTCACCTTCGACGGCGGCACCATTCTCTTCCCCCTAAGCTACATCTTCGGCGACATCCTGACCGAAGTCTACGGCTATTCCCGCTCCCGCCGGGTCATCTGGATGGGGTTCGCGGCCTCCCTGCTCATGTCCACCGTGTTCATGTTCGTGGGCGCGCTGCCCCCGGCCGCCGAATGGCCCCACCAGGAGGCCTACGACGCCATCCTGGGAATGACCCCGCGTATCGTCCTGGCCAGCCTGACCGCCTATTTCTGCGGCGAATTCGTCAATTCCTTCGTCCTGGCCAAGATGAAGATCGTCACCGAGGGCCGTTTCCTGTGGACCCGGACCATCGGCTCCACCCTGATCGGCCAGATCGTGGACACCGTGATCTTCGTGGCCGTGGCCTTCGCCGGGGTTTTGCCCCTGAGCCTTTTGGGCACGCTTGTCGTCTCCAACTTCGTCTTCAAGACCCTGGTGGAGATCGCCTTCACCCCGGCCACCTACGCCGTGGTGGGCTTTCTCAAGCGTTCCGAGAGCGAGGACTACTACGACCGCCACACGGACTTCAATCCCTTCCGGGTGGGCGCGTAA
- a CDS encoding DUF3795 domain-containing protein: MPDAPGTPDTPGLPTDRATIAARVAACGLDCGRCLSHPASPISRLSRELLAELGNFGARAAFFAHMDPVFNDYAAFEAVAKRFAGADCEGCRSGRCLLGNCAVRKCVTTRGVDFCFECPEFPCDRTGFPEMLHARWLANNQRMREMGLAAYVEWMAAQARY; encoded by the coding sequence ATGCCGGATGCGCCCGGCACGCCGGACACGCCGGGGCTCCCCACGGACCGGGCGACCATCGCGGCCCGGGTGGCGGCCTGCGGCCTGGACTGCGGGCGGTGCCTGAGCCATCCGGCAAGCCCGATAAGCCGCCTGTCCCGGGAGCTTCTGGCGGAACTGGGGAATTTCGGGGCCAGGGCGGCGTTTTTCGCGCACATGGACCCGGTTTTCAACGACTATGCGGCCTTTGAGGCGGTGGCGAAACGGTTCGCCGGGGCCGACTGCGAGGGCTGCCGGTCCGGGCGGTGTCTCTTGGGGAACTGCGCCGTGCGGAAGTGCGTCACTACGCGCGGCGTGGATTTCTGCTTCGAGTGTCCGGAGTTTCCCTGCGACCGCACCGGGTTTCCCGAGATGCTGCATGCGAGGTGGCTGGCGAATAACCAGAGGATGCGGGAGATGGGGCTTGCGGCGTATGTGGAGTGGATGGCGGCGCAGGCGAGGTATTGA
- a CDS encoding HDOD domain-containing protein, with product MSRIAIDAIKPGMIAASDIQSPDGRIILPAGQKMEPWHLKLLAGLGLEAIEIEDPAADASRLEEAAEYTRDFFAFLDPDHPVILALFRHVAGAVAQDLAQGKVLPSLDERRAINVEHLSDVMPMEIAAPARLAAHETELASFPDVYFRLKEEMDSPRSSVTRITGLIGRDVNLSAKLLRLANSPFYNFSGTVETIERAVALIGMEQITTLALGVTAINYFKGIPHELVDMRSFWRHAVSCGLLAKLLASVAGVNNAERYFVEGLLHDVGRLILFKKMPYASTDALLYARENRVPMVEAERATFAYIHTDVSHPLLRHWSFPAGMCDAINHHHDPLEAENPRQAAVIHMADLFANAMEIASGNLYVLPPFEPAAWERVGIAPQRLPDLFSDFAAQAGQTLSVFA from the coding sequence ATGTCACGCATAGCCATCGACGCCATAAAGCCGGGAATGATCGCGGCCTCGGACATACAAAGCCCCGATGGCCGGATCATCCTCCCCGCCGGCCAGAAGATGGAGCCCTGGCATCTCAAGCTGCTGGCGGGCCTGGGCCTGGAGGCGATCGAGATCGAGGACCCGGCCGCGGACGCCTCCCGACTCGAGGAGGCCGCCGAATACACCCGGGATTTCTTCGCCTTCCTCGACCCGGACCACCCGGTGATCCTGGCCCTTTTCCGACACGTGGCCGGGGCCGTGGCCCAGGACCTGGCCCAGGGCAAGGTCCTGCCGTCCCTGGACGAGAGGCGGGCGATCAACGTGGAGCACCTCTCCGACGTCATGCCCATGGAGATCGCGGCCCCGGCCAGGCTCGCGGCCCACGAGACGGAGTTGGCCTCGTTTCCGGACGTCTATTTCCGGCTCAAGGAGGAGATGGACTCCCCCCGCTCCTCGGTGACCCGGATCACGGGCCTTATCGGTCGCGACGTGAACCTTTCGGCCAAGCTTCTACGGCTGGCCAACAGCCCCTTCTACAACTTTTCCGGGACCGTGGAGACCATCGAGCGGGCCGTGGCCCTGATCGGCATGGAACAGATCACCACGCTGGCCCTGGGGGTGACGGCCATCAATTATTTCAAGGGAATCCCCCACGAACTGGTGGACATGCGCTCCTTTTGGCGGCACGCCGTGTCCTGCGGGCTTCTGGCCAAGCTTCTGGCCTCGGTGGCCGGGGTGAACAATGCCGAACGCTATTTCGTGGAGGGTCTTTTGCACGACGTGGGCCGGCTGATCCTGTTCAAGAAGATGCCCTACGCCTCCACCGACGCCCTGCTCTACGCCCGGGAGAACCGGGTGCCCATGGTCGAGGCCGAACGCGCCACGTTCGCCTACATTCACACGGACGTCAGCCATCCCCTGTTGCGGCACTGGAGTTTTCCAGCCGGCATGTGCGACGCCATAAATCACCACCATGACCCACTTGAGGCCGAGAATCCGCGCCAGGCGGCCGTCATCCACATGGCCGACCTGTTTGCCAACGCCATGGAGATCGCCTCGGGGAACCTCTACGTCCTGCCGCCCTTCGAACCAGCGGCCTGGGAGCGCGTGGGGATCGCCCCGCAGCGCCTGCCGGACCTCTTTTCCGACTTCGCGGCCCAAGCCGGACAGACCTTGAGCGTCTTCGCCTGA
- a CDS encoding biotin transporter BioY has product MPSASVASINRLVWTALLAALTAVGAHIQFPIGPVPFSLQTFFIMLCGLILGPVRGPVAVLLYIAAGLLGLPVFSKGSSGFAHLLGPTGGFLLGFVFQAAVYGLAPRRPQDGLPGELPWLRGIGFGLIGTLVLFTPGVLRLASVMNTDLAKAAMVGFVPFIPSDLIKMTLAIACYRHLRHKRLLPA; this is encoded by the coding sequence ATGCCCAGCGCCTCCGTCGCCTCCATAAACCGCCTCGTATGGACCGCCCTTCTGGCCGCGCTGACGGCCGTGGGCGCGCACATCCAGTTTCCCATCGGCCCCGTGCCCTTTTCCCTGCAAACCTTCTTCATCATGCTCTGCGGCCTGATCCTGGGGCCCGTGCGCGGCCCCGTGGCCGTGCTTCTCTACATCGCCGCCGGACTGCTTGGCCTGCCCGTCTTCTCCAAGGGCTCCTCCGGCTTCGCCCACCTCCTTGGCCCGACCGGCGGATTCCTCCTGGGCTTCGTGTTCCAGGCCGCGGTCTACGGACTGGCCCCCCGCCGTCCGCAAGACGGCCTGCCCGGCGAACTGCCCTGGCTTCGGGGCATCGGTTTCGGCCTTATCGGAACCCTGGTCCTTTTCACCCCCGGCGTCCTGCGCCTGGCCTCGGTCATGAACACCGACCTGGCCAAGGCGGCCATGGTCGGCTTCGTGCCGTTTATCCCCTCGGATCTCATCAAGATGACCCTGGCCATCGCCTGCTACCGCCACCTGCGCCACAAAAGGCTGCTCCCGGCGTGA
- a CDS encoding substrate-binding domain-containing protein, which yields MKITYILLFLSALGILFGVKPCLAGDSQLKPLMLATTTSTAETGLLDKIVDLFAKEKGIELKYVAVGTGKALEIAKNCDADVVLVHAPDAEKAFVAAGNGLDRKEVMYNDFVLVGPKNDPAKTAGKDIRAALTRIHGDKVLFVSRGDNSGTHMLEKKLLKELKIEPAASETYLESGQGMSATVRMAAEKGGYTLCDRASWKFFSANQGDKNPLTILVEGDPALLNRYSVMRVNPEKCAKTDPATAKVFLDWWFTPQAKEMISGHTKNGSTLYVYGPAPQ from the coding sequence ATGAAAATCACCTACATTCTCCTCTTCCTGTCGGCCCTGGGCATACTGTTTGGCGTCAAACCTTGTCTGGCTGGAGACAGTCAGCTCAAACCCCTGATGTTGGCGACCACCACGTCCACGGCCGAGACGGGCCTTCTGGACAAGATCGTGGACCTTTTCGCCAAGGAGAAGGGCATCGAACTGAAGTATGTGGCTGTCGGCACCGGGAAGGCTCTGGAAATCGCCAAGAACTGCGACGCCGACGTGGTTCTGGTGCATGCCCCGGACGCGGAGAAGGCCTTTGTGGCCGCCGGGAACGGTCTGGACCGCAAGGAGGTCATGTACAACGACTTCGTGCTGGTGGGGCCGAAAAACGATCCGGCCAAGACCGCGGGCAAGGATATTCGCGCCGCCCTGACCCGCATCCATGGCGACAAGGTTCTCTTTGTCAGCCGGGGCGACAACTCCGGCACGCACATGCTGGAAAAAAAGCTGCTCAAGGAACTCAAAATCGAGCCCGCCGCCTCCGAGACCTACCTGGAGAGCGGCCAGGGCATGTCCGCCACGGTGCGCATGGCCGCTGAAAAGGGCGGCTACACGTTGTGCGACCGGGCGTCCTGGAAATTTTTCTCCGCCAACCAGGGGGATAAGAATCCTCTGACCATCCTGGTGGAGGGCGACCCGGCCCTGCTGAACCGCTACAGCGTGATGCGCGTCAATCCGGAGAAATGCGCCAAGACCGATCCGGCCACGGCAAAGGTCTTCCTGGATTGGTGGTTCACCCCGCAGGCCAAGGAGATGATCAGCGGCCACACCAAAAACGGCTCCACCCTGTACGTCTACGGCCCCGCGCCGCAGTAG